A region of the Corynebacterium falsenii genome:
CTTCCCTGCGAGAACTACCACGAGAGACGTGAATTATGAACCCAGCTGTGATGGTCTACCGGGACTGTGCAACTTCACAAAACCGGTGAATAGAGAATAAAGACCTAGTATTCTAAGCCACGCACGATGCGTACTGTTCCCACAGCGACGCGCGTGACCTTCCCGATGAGATCTACGATGTAGCGAGGATTGCTCACCTCGTCGGCCCACTCGTTGGGGTCGTTAACGATGCCCGAGGCCTTGTCCTTCTTCACCTGGTAGCGGTCGATAACCCATTCTAGAGCTGAGCGTGAGCCGAGCATGTATTCTTCTGCCTCCGCCGGAATGCCAGAGATCGTCACCTTCGTGTTGTAGATGATTTTGGTGACGTCATTGACCGTCTTTCCAGTTTCCGGGTCCTTTCGCTTCGCCCACTTCATTTTCGCTACACGCCAGGTCTCGCGCTCGTCTTCGGAGACCCCCTGCTTGGCCTGCACATCCAGCGGGTACGGCTCAACCTCCTCGTAGCCGACGTGCAGAGCCATCAACTCCCGGCCAGCCGCCGCCACCTGGTCAAACCGCTCCCGCGACTGCGGCGTCGCAATATGCGGCAGCATCTTCTTCAGATCGGCCGCATACTTCGCGCGGTACGCCGGATCATGCAGCTGCCCGTACACGAAATAGAAAATGTCGTCCTTCGTCACGTCCCCCAGCGCCGAGCGGTACTCCGCCAAAATCTCATCCGTCACATTGTCCACACGCCGGTACCCGGAGAGGATTTCGCCCTCCCTGCCCTTCATACTTGCCGACGACGACTGCCCCAACGCCAAATCCAACTCACCGTCAGAAACCTCGACACGCTCCCACGTCCACCGGGGGAAGAACTGCGCGGCATTACCTGCACCGGTCACTGAGACAAGATCGGGAATCAAATTAGTTGCATTTGCCGTAAACGGAGCATTTCCGCCCGGAGATGTAATTAGAATCCCAATATTGTCATGTTCCGGTGTCGGGAACATCGACGTGAGTTGATAGACGCGGTGGTTCAGATATTGGTTGAAGTACACGTGTTCACGGCAGAATGGCCGATAAAGCGCAATAGTTTCGGCATTCTCTTTTTTGAGTTGGACACCGCGGTTAAGATAAGCCTCCAAACTAGATGACCACTTAATCGCTCGACTATCAACGAACTCGGGAAGCTCCTGGAATAAGTCCTTAGCCGAAAGCTTCTTATCTCCGGCTACCTGCCGCGCATTTTCGTAGGTTTGTACAAAGGCTTGGACATTGGTGTTCAGGTTCTTAAGCGAAAAGTTGTAGACCCACGCATCGCGATTAGTCTGCAGGCCAGCGGAGTAACTAGCAAAAAACTTCTTGACCTGCTTATTCTTCTTGTCGCCTAAGACCGGCCAGGTCTCGAACTCCTCGGAACGCTGGTTGAGCCAATCACCATATTTATTGGGCTCAATCTGTTCCCAAGGCGGGGAATTAATTGAGGCATGCTTAACGATGTCGAGCTTTTCCTCGGCACTGAGATAATCGCCAATATCGCGGTAATGAATCGTGCAGCCCGAACGCTTGGGATCTTTTACGCCAAAGGTAATCGCGATTGTGGTTCGACCACCATCGCGGAACACATTTCCGGCTTCCTTGCGACGCAATTCACCGGCAGTTCGTGCATTTCCACGCAAGTTGAAGACGTAAATATCGCTAAAGTCCTCGGCCATAGCCAAACGCACGCCGTCGGCGGTATTGGCATCCAGCCAACCACCGTTCGACACGTACGCGACAATGCCCTGGTCACCAATGCGGTCGGTGGCCCAGCGGAAAGCACGCAGATAGGAGTCATACAACGAGTTCTTATTGACCGCCGTTGATTTCGCCGCGTAGGTTTCCTCAATCCGAGCATCCAACGACGGATACTTGAGGTTCGCGTTGAGGTCATTCGCGCTGTTCTGCCCCACGGAATACGGCGGGTTACCCACAATCACGTGGATGGGCGCCTGCATCTGCCGCTGGATTGCCTCGTTATTCTCCACGAACACGTCCAGGTCGAGGGCGTCACCCTCCTCATACACCTGGAACGTATCAGCAAGCGCGATGCCGCCGAAGGGGACATACGCGTGGGAGTCAGCGTCGTCGGCAGGCTCGGAAGTAGCCTGACCAGCAGAAACGGAACTGCCCAACGGCTCACTGCCGGTGACCTCACGGCCGTGGGTGGACTCCACCGCAGACGCACCACGCAACTGTCGCAAACGCTCATCCCACGTGGAAACCGGATCCGGCAGACCCGACTCCACCTGCAACTGGCGACGCTCCGCCATGATCGCGTTAAACGTCGTCTCGATATTCACCGCGGCGACATAGTACGCGAGCAGCATAATCTCGGTCGCATGCAACTCGCTGGCGTACTTGCGCGCCAAATCCTCCGGGCGAATCAACCCCGACTGCAACAAACGCACCAAGAACGTGCCCGTACCCGTAAAGGGATCGAGGACATGCACACCCGCATCCGTCAGCCCGCGGCCAAAATGCTGTTTCAGCAGGTCATCGGCGCTGCGGAGAATGAAATCCACAATCTCCACCGGCGTGTACACAATGCCCAACGCCTCCGCCTGCTTCTTAAAGGCCTTGCGGAAGAAGCGCTCGTACAGCTCCTTGACCACCTGCTGCTTACCCGAAGCGCTCGTGACCTCCGAGGCACGCACGCGAACGGACTCGTAGAACTTCTCCAACCCCTCCGTCTCCGACTCCAGGCGCTTATCCGCTAGCGCATCAACCATCCGCTGCATCACCCTTGACACCGGATTGTGTGCGGCGAAGTCGTACTCCGAGAACAGCGCATTGAACACCGGCGCGGTAATCAGATGCTGCGAGAGCATGCCGATCGCCTCGTCCTCCGTAATGGAGTCATTGAGGTTACCGCGCAGCCCATCCACGAACGCCTCGAACTCCTTGCGCAGCGCGGCATCGGCGCTCCCGAGCAAACTGCGGATGCGGGCTGTTTGGGCGTCGGCGATATCAGCCACGTCATCAGCCCAATCCTCCCAGTAGGTGCGCGTACCTACCTTGTCCACCAGCTTCGTGTACAAGGCCTCCTGCCACTGCTCCAGCGAGAACAGCGCCAACGTCTGCGCAGTCACCTCGTCGGCCGAATCCAGCGCGGCCGCTCGGTCGGTTGTGTTCTCGACGCCATCCAGTTTCCGATTCTCCACCTCGTCCGGGCGTTCCACGTGCTCCACCTCAATGGGCAGCTCTTCGGGCGCGGACTCGTTCAAGGTGATGGAATTTACCTTCGCGTTGAAGCGGTCATCGTGCGCGCGCAGCGCGTTGAGAATCTGCCAGACCACCTTGAAGCGGCGATTATCGCTCAATACCTCCGAGGGGGATTTTCCGGGTGGCACCGCCACGGGCAGGATGATGTAGCCATAATCCTTGCCTTCGGACTTGCGCATCACGCGGCCAACGGACTGGACCACGTCCACCATGGAGTTGCGTGGATTGAAAAACACAACCGCATCGAGGGCGGGAACGTCCACGCCCTCGGAGAGGCACCGCGCGTTCGAGAGCACGCGAGTCTGGTTCTCCGGCACGTCGGCCTCCAACCAGGACAGGCGGGAGTTGCGCTCCATCGCGTTCATCGCGCCATCGACGTGCCGGGCGGCGATCTCCAGGTCCACGTTGTGCAAGGAGACCTCGTTGAGGGCTGCCTTCTCGCGCAGGAGTTGCTGGTGGGCGGCCACCAGCGTGGGGTAGCTCTCCACGATCTGCTTTGAGGTCTTGATGTCCTTGGCAAACGCCACGGTGCGCTTCATCGGGGCGGCATCGATATCGAAGCCGTGCTTGGTGCCCTGCTCCTTGCCGGAGCGCTTCGCCAGGCCGTTCCACGCACCGATCATCGCCGAGGCCAGCGAGAGGTTGACCTCCTGCGGGCCGCGGGACAGGGCCTCGGCGGCCACTTCCTCATCCACGGTCATGACCAGCACCTTGTAGTCCGTGAGCAGGCCCTTCTCCACGGCTTCGCCGAAGCCTAGACGGTGGAATTCCGGCCCATACACGGCCTCATCATCCATGGACGCGAGTTCCGCGGAATGCTCTGCGGCTTTGCCCTTCGTAGCGTCGTCGAACAAACGAGGGGTCGCGGTCATATACAGGCGGCGAGCAGCACGAATGTAGTCCGCGTCGTGGATGCACACGAAGTTGGAGGCATCCTCGCCGGCCAGCGTCACGCCCGTGGTGCGGTGGGCCTCATCGCAGATCACCAAATCAAAATCGTCCAAGCCAGTAGCCTGCGCCTCGTGGACGGCCGGGAGGGACTGGTAGGTGGAAAAGACCACCTGCAGGCCGGCGGCGCGCTTGCCGTGGGAGAAACGCTCGGCAATATCCGCGCCGTTCGTAGAGACCGGGACTTCGAGGTCGTACGAGGCGATATCCTCGGCCTTCTTCGAGACCTTCGTGTCGGAACAGACCGCATAGGACTTCAAATCCAAGCGGCGCTGGGCGGTCCACTCCTTGAGGGTCTGCGAAAGCAGGGAGATCGACGGCACGAGGAACAACACGCGGGCGCGGTTACCGTTGAGCTCGGCGACCTGCTCGGCCAGGCGAAGGGCCGTAAACGTCTTGCCCGTGCCGCAGGCCATGATGAGCTTGCCGCGGTCGTGAGTGGCGAAGCCCTCGATGGTCTTCGCGATAGCGGTGGCCTGGTGCGGGCGGGGCTCGAAGGTCTGGCGCGGGGACAGATTGATCTCGATATCCGAGCCGGGGAAGGTGAGATCCCAGTCGATCGGCGCGTCCGCGATGGTGGCGGTGCCGATTCGGTTGGTGGGGATGCCCTGGTTCTCCAGCATGGCCTCCGCATTGGCCGACCACTTATCCGTGGTGGAGATGATGATGCGCTGGGCGAAGGACTCCGTGCCGTGCTCGGTGGTGAAGGTGCGACCCGAGGCTTCGAAGAAGGAATCCAAGTGCGACTTCTGGATGGAGGTGGTGGGCTTGTAGAACTTACACTGGATCGCCACCCAGCGGTGATCCTCCTGGCGGCGGGCCACCAGATCAATGCCTGTATCGGCCTTGCCACCGTTGTAGCGCCAATCCGTCCAGCGGCAAACTTGGTCGTACTCGCTGCGCAGCACAGGATCTGTGCGGAAATAGTTGACCATCATCTTCTCAAAAGCGAGGCCGTACTTGCCCTGGGGTTGGTTATCGCGCAGTTGGCTCAGTGCTTCAGAAAAAGATGACATGGGGACATTATGGCAGGCGCGGTTATTGTTGCGGTGATTATTCCAGCAGCTTTTCCGCTTCGGCTCGACGGAACCTCAGCTCCCGCTGAGCGCCGTACAGGATAGAGCCCTCAAACGGCAGCTCGCTTGTATCCATGCCAGCGATCACCGCGAGCACTGTTTTGACCGCGCTGCGCATAGCTGCAGGCGATAAACCAATAGTCGCGGCAAACTCCTCCCAGTGACGTGCACGCACATTCTTCGTTTTGCCCGCGATGGGCAAGGCAAGCGTCATGTCTCGGTAGAAGACCGTCGATGGCACGTCGTACATCGGAGCAACGCCCCACACCCCGGCGCGATCGCGGAGCACAGAAATGTTCTTCGCGTGTAAGTCGCCATTACCCGTCAACCAGGCGTAGAAGAACTGAATGAAGAGGTTCCGCGTTGCCACCAAGGGAGCCGTCACCACCTGTTGCACAGCACGGACCACGTCCTCGGAATCAACGTTGTATTTCCTGGCTGGAACGATATTGAGAATCTGAGCGGCATCCTCTAGGGGGAACCTGTGGCCGTTGGCACCCCGATCGAACCGCTTCACGAGCAAGCCGGGGAGGGAATTCTTATCTCTTACTAACTCGTGTTCCGCCACGGGAATGCGGAGCTTATGCGCATGCCGCAAGTGGAAGGCCTCGTTGAGGACAAGATTTGCATGCTCTGGTGGGTCCACTTTAAGAATCCCGTGGAAACCATCAAGTCGCACAGGGGTGTTGACCATCGAGGCCGATGCCTTGGTTTGCACTCCCGGCAGGCCAACCCCATCGACAGAATCAGTCAGTATGGAAAAGTCCTGTTCTTCCAGCGGGCCGTATACCAGTGGCTTTTGGCTGACAGGGGAAACCCCGGCAGGCACCACTTGAACATCGCCAGGCACATCGCTACCGATTGCGAGCAGCAGGCTCAGCTCATCGTCTGCTGATGTCTTCACCGCTCTGCGCAACACAGTGAGCCGGTGGCCTTCTGGCAAGAGCCCAGCAAAAAAGCTAGGAAGCCCGCCATTGGACACGTGCACCGGTGATGTGGACAGCGGCAGGGTTGTGGCTACCGGTTCTCCTTGGTAGCTCGCTGCGTATGCAAAGGTGACGCCCCCCTGAGCATCCTTCGCCAGCGTGCCGGCCACACGACCCGCTTTGTAGACATCTGCGGTTCTGACCCGCTTGAGGTCTTCCATCATGAGATCTCCCACGTCAGCCCCAGCGCATCCATCGCCGCCAGCACCACCCCAACGCTAGGGCTCGTGCTTCCCTTCTCAATATCCCTGAGAGTACGGTCGGAGGTACCGATCAGCTCCGCCAGCTGCTGCTGAGTGAGCATGTACCCTTTGCGGGCATCCCGGATGGCTGCGCCTAGCTTCTCTGCGGATGTGAGGCCAGGGGCTGATGCGACGGTCTTATCGCCGCCGAAGTTTTCATCAGCGCTGTTATCATGAGCGCTACTGTGATACCCAACCATAACCTCGGAAATATCCTTCCGTTTAGAGGTTTTTCTGCCCTCATTGTAGGCTTGCATACCCCAAATAGGAAGAATATTTCCTACACTTCCCCCTAGAGATACTCGGCGAACAAGCGAAGCAACAGAAACTTCCACGATTTTTCGTGGAAACTTCCATCGTGCTCACCTGACTTCACGTCAGCACCTCCCCGTTTCCACCAGGAATGGCACGAGGGAACGCGGCATGGTGGCGTCGAGAGGAAAAGGAGCGAAGCGACCACACCACCGACAAGGCCCAGCCGTGGCGCGGATCACCCCTTCCGACCGTGACAGCACCAGCCCATCGCGTGTAGTTGTAGAGGGGAAGAATTTCCCCTCAACTAACCTTTAGGTTCGAGAAAGCTTTGATTCGCAGTTCAATCCAGCACGCCACCCGCCGCCTCGCGCGGCTGCTGACCTTCCCTCACTTCCCCAGCGACTACGCCAACCTCGTCAACCCACTCCACGGCCGGGAGTTGCGCGGCCGAGTCGTGGACGTCTCCCGCCACCCCGACCACGCCGAAGTGACCCTCCAACCCGGCCCCGGCATGGTCACCGACTTCCACCCCGGCCAGTTCATCGGCCTCGGGGTGCGCGTCAACGGCCGCTGGGTCTGGCGCTGCTACTCCCTCACCAACGCACCCGCCCCGGCTGGCACGCGCCACGACTCCAACCCCGGTGGCTCCAACCACAGCACCGGCGCCCTCCTCACCATCGGCATCAAGCCCGTCCCCGACGGCGCCGTAAGCTCCCACATCTCCCACACCATGCGCCCCGGCGACATCATCCGCCTCACCCAACCCGGCGGCGACTTCTACCTGCCCACTCCCCTTCCCCACTCCATCGCGTTCATCACCGCAGGCGCGGGCATCACGCCCGTGATCTCCATGATCCGCTGGCTCGCCCAAGAACACCCCACCGGCCGCGCCCAACTGCCGGACATCATCCACGTCCACAGCGACTCCCGCGGCACCATCCCCGCCCCCTACCAGCGCGAACTCACCGACCTTGCCGCCGAGCACCGCGGCTACACGCTCCTCCCCTGGAACTCGTCCGAGCGCGGCCGCCTCACCCCGGATCGCCTCCGCGACCTCATCCCAGACATCACCTCCCGCGAGCGCTTGGCCTGCGGCCCGCAGCCTTTTCTCGACGCCATTACGGCCGCCCTCCCCGGCACCCGCACCGAGTGCTTCCACAGCGAACTGGCCGCAGGAGCCACGGACGGGGGCACCGTCACCCTCGAGGGCACCAACCGCACCTTCGAGTGCAGCGGCTCCACCAGCATCCTCGAAGCAGCAGAGGCCGCCGGATACGCCCTGCCCCACGGCTGCCGCATGGGCATCTGCCACACCTGCACCGCGCATATCGTGGACGGTTCCGTGACCGACCTGCGCAGCGGGCACGTCCACGGCGCCGGGGAGAACGTCCGCGCGTGCAGCACCACGCCGCAGGGCGCCGTCACCGTGCGCGAAGCCCCCGCCTAATTCCGCCTGATCCCGCCTGACCCAGCCCTGACCTGCACTGACCTGCACTGACCTGCACTGACCCGTACTGACCCGTACTGACCCCCGCCAGCAACGACCCCACCGACGGAGCACCCATGGCCATCACAGACATCCCCAGCTACGCCCACCTCAACGCCGCCGACATCGAAGAAATCGGCCGCCGCTTCGACGAGATCGAGCGCCGCCACCGCGAAAGCCTCGGCGACAAAGACGCCGCCTACATCCGCGGCCTCATCTCCACCCAGCGCGGTCTCGAGCTCGGCTCCCGGCTGCTCACCATCCTCGCCCCCGCCCTCACCCCAGTGGCCATCGCCGGGCAGGGCCTGTCCAAGATTCTCGAGAACCTCGAGATCGGCCACAACGTCATGCACGGCCAGTGGGACTGGATGAACGACCCCGAAATCCACTCCGCCACCTGGGAATGGGACAACGTAGGGCCCGCCCAAGGCTGGAAGCACTCGCACAACTTCAGCCACCACACCTACACCAACATCCTCGGCATGGATAACGACGTCGGATACGGCATCCTGCGCGTCACCCGCGACCGGAAGTGGAAACCCTCCACCGCCGCCCAGCCACTGACCAACGTGATCCTGGCCTGCCTCTTCGAATACGCCGTGGCCTTCTACGACGTTGAACTCGGCCGCTACTTCGCTGGCCGGCAAAGCTGGGAGGAAACCAAACCCAGGCTGCTCAGCGTGATCAGAAAGGTTCGCCGTCAAGTCACCAAGGACTACGTGGCCTTCCCGGCGATCGCGGCAGCGGCCGCCTATGCGTTCCCGCAGTTGGGCGGCAGGTGGCGTCGAGATAGAAGAACAAAGCCCACCCGCGGACGCGCCGCACTGCAGGCCGCCAAGCGCGCCGCCACCACAGCGCTGGCAGGCAACCTCATCCGCAACCTGTGGGCCTACGCGGTGATCTTCTGCGGACACTTTCCCGACGACGCCGAAACGTTCACCAAACGCACCCTCGACGAAGAGACGCGCGCCGAATGGTACCTGCGGCAAATGCTCGGCTCGGCGAACTTCCGCGGCGGGAAGGCGCTCACGGTGCTCTCCGGGAACCTCAACTATCAGATCGAACACCACCTCTACCCGGACATGCCAAGCAACCGGCTATCCGCGATCGGCGCGGAAGTGGAGAAGATCGCTAAGGAATTCGGGCTGCCCTACAACACGGACAGCTTCGCGCGGCAATTCCTGCAGGTCCAACGGACGATCCTCAAGCTCACGCTGCCGAACTCGTGGCTGCGGGCGGAAAAATTCAACGCTCCCGAAGTGCGCGCGGACGAGGCCTTCGAGCGCTACCCGGAGGTGGCCGCGGCGACGGGGCACAAGGAGCTGACCAAGGGGCTGGCGCTGCTGAAGAGGATGCGGCCGCGGTTCTTGGCGTAGGTGGGGCTGGGTCTGGCTCTGGGCGGTTCCCGCAGGTTCCGTCGCAGACGCGCCTATACTTGGCAACCATGGGTGATGCAGTCAGTACCGAGTCCTACACGCCGCGCCAACGCACGCGATACCGCCAGCGCCTGATGGATGACCTGGAGGTGTTCGACCGGCACCTGCAAGAAGCCGAGTTCATCAACCAGGGCACCATCGGGTTGGAGCTGGAGCTCAACCTCGTGGACGAGCACATGCAGCCGAAGCTGTGCAACGCCGACGTGCTCGCGGAGCTCTCGGACGAATACCAATCCGAGATCGGTGCGTACAACGTGGAGCTCAACCACCCGCCACTGTCCATCTCCGGCACGGGCCTGCTGGACCTGGAGGACGGGCTCAACGAGCGGCTGGGCATCGTCCGGGACGCCGCGAACAAGGCCGGGGCGGAAGTCGCCATGATCGGCACGCTGCCGAGCGTCACCACCGAGTTCCTCCAGAACCCGGATTGGATGACACCCGAGAACCGCTACAAGGCCCTATCCAACTCTGTGCTGGAATCCCGCGGCGAGCTGGTCCGCATCGACCTGGAACGCCAGGAAAGCTACCACCACGACTTCGAGGACATCGCCCCCGAGTCCACGTGCACCTCCATCCAGCTGCACCTGCAGGTGGCACCGGACCGCTTCGCCGCGGCGTGGAATGCCTCGCAGGCCATCGCGGGCGTGCAGACGGCGCTGAGCGCCAACTCTCCCCTGTTCGCCGGGCATAAGCTGTGGCACGAGTCGCGCATCCCGGTGTTCGAGCAGTCCATCGACACCCGCACCCCAGAGCTCATTACTCAGGGCGTGCGCCCGCGCGTGTGGTTCGGCGAGCGGTGGATCACCAGCGCCTTCGACCTGTTCGAGGAGAACGTGCGCTACTTCTCCCCGCTGCTGCCCGAGGATCGCGTGGAGGCGGGCACGCCCATCGTCACTGATGGCAAGCCGGGCCTGCACTACCTCAACCTGCAGAACGGCACGATTTGGCGCTGGAACCGCCCGATCTACGACCCGAACACGGAGCTCTCCCACATCCGCGTGGAAAATCGCCTGCTTCCGGCGGGGCCGACCGTCGCAGACATCGTGGCAGATGCCGCGTTCTACTACGGCATGGTGAAGTACTTGGTTGGTCAGACCCGCCCGGTGTGGTCTCGTCTCTCCTACGACGACGCCACCAGCAACTTCTTCGCCGGAGCCCGCGATGGACTGTATGCCAACATGACCTGGCCGACGCTCGGCACCATCCCCGTCGCGGATTTGGTGACCAATCACTTGCTGGAGCAAGCCGAGCAGGGCTTGGAGCAGCTGGAGGTGGACCGGAAGCTCATCTACAAGAACTTGGAGATCATCGAGGGTCGCGCGCGCAGCCACCAGAACGGCGCGACGTGGCAGCTCGTGGCGCTGAACCACGCAACGGCGGCTGTGGTCGCGGAGGTCGAGGACGGCGTGGAGGGTGCGGAGAGCGTGGATGGCCCCGACACTCCTGTCCGGCGCGAAGCCATCGCGCGCATGCTCAAGGCTTACATCGCCAACCAGAAGTCCGGCGCGCCGGTGCACACCTGGTCCACGGACGTCCACTAGTCACAAAAGCCACACGAGTCACTCGCCAGCGATTTGCGGCCAGCGCCCAGCGCCCAGCGCCCAGTGCTCGGCCCCAGCGCCGGGTGCTCGGTCGCGCCGTGCCGCAGGTGTGACAATGTTGTGTTTTGTGCACTTTCGAAAAATGCGACCTGGGGTTTTGCAAAGTCGAAAACGCCAAAACACAACATTGACACATTTGAAGTCCTGATTAGTGTCCCAGCGGGACCCCACCCAGAGCCCGGCACCCAGTGCCCAATATGCGCCCGGTGCTCGGCTCTCGGCGCCCAGCCCTCGGCCCCAGTACCCGGTGCTCGGCTGCGGTTTTGGGGCCTGCGGATGTACAAATGCCGTGGTTTGTGCACTTTGCGTTTGCAAAACCCCAGGTGGTCAGATGTGCTACTTCACAAAACACGGCATTCGCACACAGGAAGTGACGTGCCCCCAGTCGGACTCGAACCGACACTTGGCGGATTTTAAGTCCGCTGCCTCTGCCAATTGGGCTATAGGGGCCAATCCTCCAACACCGGAGGTTGCACGCTAGCTGTTGCGTGCGACGACCTCCGCGAGGATCCCGTCCAATATATCCTTTTCGCTCACTGTGATATCAACCAACCCCTCTTCAAGGGAACGTGCGTCGAAAAAGTATCCCCCACAATCGCCCCGCCACCGATTACATCGGCGCGACTAGCGCGAGATTGACGCAAGCAAAGCGGGAGCCATCAGAGCCGCCAAACGATGTGCGCCACAGCACGAAGCCGTACTTGTGGCGGTGCAGACACTTAATTCCTAGACGATTCCGACTTAATGAGGAACCGATTTGCGGCGAAACAAACAACTGTGACGAAGACAAAGAAAGCTAGACCAAGGAGAAATGAACCGTATCGGCTAGCGAGCATGAGTGCGAAAAACGTACCAAGGAAGAATGGGACGATTGCCTTAACGTGGATTGTCATCGAGTGCACCTCAATCCTCTGGTATTCTCTTTCCGCCCGAAGTCTACCCATAGAGCGGTCGGCACGTGAGACGGTCGGCACCGCACAGCCGCTGCTAGCTGTTGCGCGCCAACTGTTGCGCGCTAACTGTTGCGCGCGACGACCTCCGCGAGGATCCCGTCCAAGATGTCCTTTTCGCTCACCGTGATGTCAACCAACCCCTCCGCGAGGAAGCGCGTCGTGAACGCATCCACCACGATCGCCCCGCCACCGATCACATCGGCGCGGCCAGGGTGCATCGGCCCGAACTCGCAGCGCTGCTCCGGCGTGCGCCCCAGCAGCTCGCGAGCCGTCGCGCGGAAGTCCTCCAACGACAGCGTTGACATGTGGATCTTCTCCGGCTGATACGAATCCAGCCCCTGGGTGATGGCACTTAGCGTCGTCATCGTGCCAGCCACGCCCACGACCTGCTCCACCACGCCCAGCTCAACGCGCGAAGCCACCACGTCCATGAGCCCGTCCACGTACTCGCGGGCCGCGGCGATCTCATCCTCCGCCGGCGGCTGCGAATGCAGGAAACGCTCCGTCAGGCGCACGCACCCCATGTCAGCGGAGTACGCCTGCGGCTCACGCCCCGGCCCGTGCACCACGAACTCCGTGGAGCCGCCGCCCAAGTCGATGACGCACACGTTGCGCTCCGTCGCGCCCGGCAGATCCGTCACGGCACCGGCGA
Encoded here:
- a CDS encoding fatty acid desaturase family protein is translated as MAITDIPSYAHLNAADIEEIGRRFDEIERRHRESLGDKDAAYIRGLISTQRGLELGSRLLTILAPALTPVAIAGQGLSKILENLEIGHNVMHGQWDWMNDPEIHSATWEWDNVGPAQGWKHSHNFSHHTYTNILGMDNDVGYGILRVTRDRKWKPSTAAQPLTNVILACLFEYAVAFYDVELGRYFAGRQSWEETKPRLLSVIRKVRRQVTKDYVAFPAIAAAAAYAFPQLGGRWRRDRRTKPTRGRAALQAAKRAATTALAGNLIRNLWAYAVIFCGHFPDDAETFTKRTLDEETRAEWYLRQMLGSANFRGGKALTVLSGNLNYQIEHHLYPDMPSNRLSAIGAEVEKIAKEFGLPYNTDSFARQFLQVQRTILKLTLPNSWLRAEKFNAPEVRADEAFERYPEVAAATGHKELTKGLALLKRMRPRFLA
- a CDS encoding glutamate-cysteine ligase family protein; amino-acid sequence: MGDAVSTESYTPRQRTRYRQRLMDDLEVFDRHLQEAEFINQGTIGLELELNLVDEHMQPKLCNADVLAELSDEYQSEIGAYNVELNHPPLSISGTGLLDLEDGLNERLGIVRDAANKAGAEVAMIGTLPSVTTEFLQNPDWMTPENRYKALSNSVLESRGELVRIDLERQESYHHDFEDIAPESTCTSIQLHLQVAPDRFAAAWNASQAIAGVQTALSANSPLFAGHKLWHESRIPVFEQSIDTRTPELITQGVRPRVWFGERWITSAFDLFEENVRYFSPLLPEDRVEAGTPIVTDGKPGLHYLNLQNGTIWRWNRPIYDPNTELSHIRVENRLLPAGPTVADIVADAAFYYGMVKYLVGQTRPVWSRLSYDDATSNFFAGARDGLYANMTWPTLGTIPVADLVTNHLLEQAEQGLEQLEVDRKLIYKNLEIIEGRARSHQNGATWQLVALNHATAAVVAEVEDGVEGAESVDGPDTPVRREAIARMLKAYIANQKSGAPVHTWSTDVH
- a CDS encoding Ppx/GppA phosphatase family protein, producing the protein MTSSTHESAQRFAAIDCGTNSIRLLIAERTADGSIRELNRDNIIVRLGQGVDASGRFVPEALSRVDAALSTYTDRMVDFGVVDVMMGATSATRDAHNRDEFFDITARHLGRVREGAVAEVITGEREAELSFAGAVTDLPGATERNVCVIDLGGGSTEFVVHGPGREPQAYSADMGCVRLTERFLHSQPPAEDEIAAAREYVDGLMDVVASRVELGVVEQVVGVAGTMTTLSAITQGLDSYQPEKIHMSTLSLEDFRATARELLGRTPEQRCEFGPMHPGRADVIGGGAIVVDAFTTRFLAEGLVDITVSEKDILDGILAEVVARNS